In Ctenopharyngodon idella isolate HZGC_01 chromosome 2, HZGC01, whole genome shotgun sequence, the following are encoded in one genomic region:
- the LOC127500192 gene encoding protein ENL-like isoform X1 — protein MENMCTVQVKLELGHRAQLRKKVTNEGFTHDWMVFVRGPEACDIQHFVERVVFRLHESFPKPKRVCKEPPYKVEESGYAGFLMPIEVYFKNKEEPKKVCFNYDLFLNLEGNPPVNHLRCEKLTFNNPTHEFRRKLVKAGGAIVVPEGAEMMPRPSPDYPMLPTIPLSAFSDPKKIKSSHAVKESSKDGGSGSSKGLKAHKATKEHRERTRKDSESKAASRESDREGSKSSRDQSSSSFSKKAPDGRGKDEGKPVPKAAFKEPKLTVRESKMDGMSPKGGGAVTGGGGQLDTRTPSKRPSSAMESPKLSTKKQKRMGSEGMKGPVSGGYSSNSPRITSTTPSTYPEKKTPKDKGHWPKMKPEAQEVKRQPDSDESNSEDEASSKSEQSAPSSPSSSSSSSSSDSDFEPSQKQGQGPLRSMVEDMHSEGSDDDSSSEVETPMKTTPPNQDSRLSMDSESDGNEESRPPSQEAPSPLPKLNAANLKMLGKKSPDSCTREKMLKRGYDKVGRAYTEELVDLHRRLMALRERNILQQIVNLIEKTGHFNITNTTFDFDLFSLDESTVRKLQSYLEATST, from the exons ATGGAGAACATG TGCACTGTGCAGGTGAAACTGGAGCTGGGACACAGAGCCCAGTTAAGGAAGAAAGTCACTAACGAGGGCTTCACACATGACTGGATGGTGTTTGTTCGGGGCCCAGAGGCATGTGACATCCAGCACTTTGTGGAGAGAGTTGTCTTCCGCCTTCACGAAAGCTTCCCAAAACCTAAGAGAG TTTGTAAAGAGCCCCCATATAAAGTGGAAGAGTCTGGCTATGCTGGTTTCCTCATGCCCATAGAGGTCTATTTCAAAAACAAG GAGGAGCCTAAAAAGGTGTGCTTTAATTATGATCTTTTCTTGAACCTGGAGGGCAACCCACCTGTCAACCACCTGCGCTGTGAGAAGCTTACGTTTAACAACCCCACACACGAGTTTCGACGCAAGCTGGTCAAGGCCGGTGGG GCTATAGTAGTTCCTGAGGGAGCAGAGATGATGCCAAGGCCCAGTCCAGATTATCCAATGCTGCCGACTATTCCACTCTCTGCCTTCTCAGACCCCAAGAAGATCAAGTCCTCTCATGCAGTAAAG GAATCAAGTAAAGATGGAGGAAGTGGGAGCAGCAAAGGCCTTAAAGCCCATAAGGCAACCAAAGAGCACAGAGAGCGCACGCGAAAGGACTCTGAGAGCAAGGCTGCATCCCGAGAGAGTGACCGCGAGGGCAGCAAGTCCTCACGAGACCAATCTTCGTCCTCTTTTTCAAAGAAAGCCCCTGATGGTAGAGGAAAAGACGAGGGGAAACCTGTACCCAAAGCAGCCTTCAAAGAGCCCAAACTTACGGTCAGAGAGTCCAAGATGGATGGCATGTCTCCAAAAGGTGGTGGAGCAGTGACGGGTGGAGGGGGTCAGCTAGACACTCGAACCCCGAGCAAGCGGCCCTCATCTGCCATGGAGTCTCCGAAGCTAAGTACCAAGAAACAGAAGAGGATGGGCTCCGAGGGCATGAAGGGGCCTGTGAGCGGAGGCTACAGCAGCAACTCTCCCCGTATTACCTCAACAACACCCTCCACGTACCCCGAGAAGAAAACTCCTAAAGATAAAGGCCACTGGCCCAAGATGAAACCGGAGGCACAGGAAGTGAAAAGGCAGCCCGACTCTGACGAATCCAACTCTGAGGATGAAGCCTCTTCCAAATCAGAG caGTCGGCTCCATCTAGTCCATCAAGTTCCAGCTCGAGCTCCAGCTCTGATTCTGACTTTGAGCCCTCGCAGAAGCAAGGCCAAG GGCCGCTCCGTTCTATGGTAGAGGATATGCACTCTGAAGGCTCTGATGATGACAGCAGCTCTGAAGTTGAGACGCCCATGAAAACGACTCCACCCAATCAGGACTCTCG TTTAAGCATGGACAGTGAGAGTGATGGCAATGAGGAGTCCCGTCCTCCCAGCCAGGAAGCCCCCTCACCTCTACCCAAACTGAACGCAGCAAACCTCAAG ATGTTAGGAAAAAAGAGCCCAGACTCTTGCACCCGTGAGAAGATGCTCAAGAGGGGATACGACAAGGTAGGAAGG GCTTATACAGAAGAGCTTGTGGACCTCCATCGCAGGCTGATGGCTCTGAGAGAGAGGAATATTTTACAGCAG ATTGTAAACCTCATTGAGAAGACTGGCCATTTCAACATCACCAATACAACCTTTGACTTTGACCTGTTCTCCTTGGATGAGTCAACTGTGCGTAAACTCCAGAGCTACCTGGAAGCCACGTCCACATGA
- the LOC127500192 gene encoding protein ENL-like isoform X5, with protein MEEPKKVCFNYDLFLNLEGNPPVNHLRCEKLTFNNPTHEFRRKLVKAGGAIVVPEGAEMMPRPSPDYPMLPTIPLSAFSDPKKIKSSHAVKESSKDGGSGSSKGLKAHKATKEHRERTRKDSESKAASRESDREGSKSSRDQSSSSFSKKAPDGRGKDEGKPVPKAAFKEPKLTVRESKMDGMSPKGGGAVTGGGGQLDTRTPSKRPSSAMESPKLSTKKQKRMGSEGMKGPVSGGYSSNSPRITSTTPSTYPEKKTPKDKGHWPKMKPEAQEVKRQPDSDESNSEDEASSKSEQSAPSSPSSSSSSSSSDSDFEPSQKQGQGPLRSMVEDMHSEGSDDDSSSEVETPMKTTPPNQDSRLSMDSESDGNEESRPPSQEAPSPLPKLNAANLKMLGKKSPDSCTREKMLKRGYDKVGRAYTEELVDLHRRLMALRERNILQQIVNLIEKTGHFNITNTTFDFDLFSLDESTVRKLQSYLEATST; from the exons ATG GAGGAGCCTAAAAAGGTGTGCTTTAATTATGATCTTTTCTTGAACCTGGAGGGCAACCCACCTGTCAACCACCTGCGCTGTGAGAAGCTTACGTTTAACAACCCCACACACGAGTTTCGACGCAAGCTGGTCAAGGCCGGTGGG GCTATAGTAGTTCCTGAGGGAGCAGAGATGATGCCAAGGCCCAGTCCAGATTATCCAATGCTGCCGACTATTCCACTCTCTGCCTTCTCAGACCCCAAGAAGATCAAGTCCTCTCATGCAGTAAAG GAATCAAGTAAAGATGGAGGAAGTGGGAGCAGCAAAGGCCTTAAAGCCCATAAGGCAACCAAAGAGCACAGAGAGCGCACGCGAAAGGACTCTGAGAGCAAGGCTGCATCCCGAGAGAGTGACCGCGAGGGCAGCAAGTCCTCACGAGACCAATCTTCGTCCTCTTTTTCAAAGAAAGCCCCTGATGGTAGAGGAAAAGACGAGGGGAAACCTGTACCCAAAGCAGCCTTCAAAGAGCCCAAACTTACGGTCAGAGAGTCCAAGATGGATGGCATGTCTCCAAAAGGTGGTGGAGCAGTGACGGGTGGAGGGGGTCAGCTAGACACTCGAACCCCGAGCAAGCGGCCCTCATCTGCCATGGAGTCTCCGAAGCTAAGTACCAAGAAACAGAAGAGGATGGGCTCCGAGGGCATGAAGGGGCCTGTGAGCGGAGGCTACAGCAGCAACTCTCCCCGTATTACCTCAACAACACCCTCCACGTACCCCGAGAAGAAAACTCCTAAAGATAAAGGCCACTGGCCCAAGATGAAACCGGAGGCACAGGAAGTGAAAAGGCAGCCCGACTCTGACGAATCCAACTCTGAGGATGAAGCCTCTTCCAAATCAGAG caGTCGGCTCCATCTAGTCCATCAAGTTCCAGCTCGAGCTCCAGCTCTGATTCTGACTTTGAGCCCTCGCAGAAGCAAGGCCAAG GGCCGCTCCGTTCTATGGTAGAGGATATGCACTCTGAAGGCTCTGATGATGACAGCAGCTCTGAAGTTGAGACGCCCATGAAAACGACTCCACCCAATCAGGACTCTCG TTTAAGCATGGACAGTGAGAGTGATGGCAATGAGGAGTCCCGTCCTCCCAGCCAGGAAGCCCCCTCACCTCTACCCAAACTGAACGCAGCAAACCTCAAG ATGTTAGGAAAAAAGAGCCCAGACTCTTGCACCCGTGAGAAGATGCTCAAGAGGGGATACGACAAGGTAGGAAGG GCTTATACAGAAGAGCTTGTGGACCTCCATCGCAGGCTGATGGCTCTGAGAGAGAGGAATATTTTACAGCAG ATTGTAAACCTCATTGAGAAGACTGGCCATTTCAACATCACCAATACAACCTTTGACTTTGACCTGTTCTCCTTGGATGAGTCAACTGTGCGTAAACTCCAGAGCTACCTGGAAGCCACGTCCACATGA
- the LOC127500192 gene encoding protein ENL-like isoform X4: MENMCTVQVKLELGHRAQLRKKVTNEGFTHDWMVFVRGPEACDIQHFVERVVFRLHESFPKPKRVCKEPPYKVEESGYAGFLMPIEVYFKNKEEPKKVCFNYDLFLNLEGNPPVNHLRCEKLTFNNPTHEFRRKLVKAGGAIVVPEGAEMMPRPSPDYPMLPTIPLSAFSDPKKIKSSHAVKESSKDGGSGSSKGLKAHKATKEHRERTRKDSESKAASRESDREGSKSSRDQSSSSFSKKAPDGRGKDEGKPVPKAAFKEPKLTVRESKMDGMSPKGGGAVTGGGGQLDTRTPSKRPSSAMESPKLSTKKQKRMGSEGMKGPVSGGYSSNSPRITSTTPSTYPEKKTPKDKGHWPKMKPEAQEVKRQPDSDESNSEDEASSKSESAPSSPSSSSSSSSSDSDFEPSQKQGQGPLRSMVEDMHSEGSDDDSSSEVETPMKTTPPNQDSRLSMDSESDGNEESRPPSQEAPSPLPKLNAANLKMLGKKSPDSCTREKMLKRGYDKAYTEELVDLHRRLMALRERNILQQIVNLIEKTGHFNITNTTFDFDLFSLDESTVRKLQSYLEATST, from the exons ATGGAGAACATG TGCACTGTGCAGGTGAAACTGGAGCTGGGACACAGAGCCCAGTTAAGGAAGAAAGTCACTAACGAGGGCTTCACACATGACTGGATGGTGTTTGTTCGGGGCCCAGAGGCATGTGACATCCAGCACTTTGTGGAGAGAGTTGTCTTCCGCCTTCACGAAAGCTTCCCAAAACCTAAGAGAG TTTGTAAAGAGCCCCCATATAAAGTGGAAGAGTCTGGCTATGCTGGTTTCCTCATGCCCATAGAGGTCTATTTCAAAAACAAG GAGGAGCCTAAAAAGGTGTGCTTTAATTATGATCTTTTCTTGAACCTGGAGGGCAACCCACCTGTCAACCACCTGCGCTGTGAGAAGCTTACGTTTAACAACCCCACACACGAGTTTCGACGCAAGCTGGTCAAGGCCGGTGGG GCTATAGTAGTTCCTGAGGGAGCAGAGATGATGCCAAGGCCCAGTCCAGATTATCCAATGCTGCCGACTATTCCACTCTCTGCCTTCTCAGACCCCAAGAAGATCAAGTCCTCTCATGCAGTAAAG GAATCAAGTAAAGATGGAGGAAGTGGGAGCAGCAAAGGCCTTAAAGCCCATAAGGCAACCAAAGAGCACAGAGAGCGCACGCGAAAGGACTCTGAGAGCAAGGCTGCATCCCGAGAGAGTGACCGCGAGGGCAGCAAGTCCTCACGAGACCAATCTTCGTCCTCTTTTTCAAAGAAAGCCCCTGATGGTAGAGGAAAAGACGAGGGGAAACCTGTACCCAAAGCAGCCTTCAAAGAGCCCAAACTTACGGTCAGAGAGTCCAAGATGGATGGCATGTCTCCAAAAGGTGGTGGAGCAGTGACGGGTGGAGGGGGTCAGCTAGACACTCGAACCCCGAGCAAGCGGCCCTCATCTGCCATGGAGTCTCCGAAGCTAAGTACCAAGAAACAGAAGAGGATGGGCTCCGAGGGCATGAAGGGGCCTGTGAGCGGAGGCTACAGCAGCAACTCTCCCCGTATTACCTCAACAACACCCTCCACGTACCCCGAGAAGAAAACTCCTAAAGATAAAGGCCACTGGCCCAAGATGAAACCGGAGGCACAGGAAGTGAAAAGGCAGCCCGACTCTGACGAATCCAACTCTGAGGATGAAGCCTCTTCCAAATCAGAG TCGGCTCCATCTAGTCCATCAAGTTCCAGCTCGAGCTCCAGCTCTGATTCTGACTTTGAGCCCTCGCAGAAGCAAGGCCAAG GGCCGCTCCGTTCTATGGTAGAGGATATGCACTCTGAAGGCTCTGATGATGACAGCAGCTCTGAAGTTGAGACGCCCATGAAAACGACTCCACCCAATCAGGACTCTCG TTTAAGCATGGACAGTGAGAGTGATGGCAATGAGGAGTCCCGTCCTCCCAGCCAGGAAGCCCCCTCACCTCTACCCAAACTGAACGCAGCAAACCTCAAG ATGTTAGGAAAAAAGAGCCCAGACTCTTGCACCCGTGAGAAGATGCTCAAGAGGGGATACGACAAG GCTTATACAGAAGAGCTTGTGGACCTCCATCGCAGGCTGATGGCTCTGAGAGAGAGGAATATTTTACAGCAG ATTGTAAACCTCATTGAGAAGACTGGCCATTTCAACATCACCAATACAACCTTTGACTTTGACCTGTTCTCCTTGGATGAGTCAACTGTGCGTAAACTCCAGAGCTACCTGGAAGCCACGTCCACATGA
- the LOC127500192 gene encoding protein ENL-like isoform X2, translating to MENMCTVQVKLELGHRAQLRKKVTNEGFTHDWMVFVRGPEACDIQHFVERVVFRLHESFPKPKRVCKEPPYKVEESGYAGFLMPIEVYFKNKEEPKKVCFNYDLFLNLEGNPPVNHLRCEKLTFNNPTHEFRRKLVKAGGAIVVPEGAEMMPRPSPDYPMLPTIPLSAFSDPKKIKSSHAVKESSKDGGSGSSKGLKAHKATKEHRERTRKDSESKAASRESDREGSKSSRDQSSSSFSKKAPDGRGKDEGKPVPKAAFKEPKLTVRESKMDGMSPKGGGAVTGGGGQLDTRTPSKRPSSAMESPKLSTKKQKRMGSEGMKGPVSGGYSSNSPRITSTTPSTYPEKKTPKDKGHWPKMKPEAQEVKRQPDSDESNSEDEASSKSESAPSSPSSSSSSSSSDSDFEPSQKQGQGPLRSMVEDMHSEGSDDDSSSEVETPMKTTPPNQDSRLSMDSESDGNEESRPPSQEAPSPLPKLNAANLKMLGKKSPDSCTREKMLKRGYDKVGRAYTEELVDLHRRLMALRERNILQQIVNLIEKTGHFNITNTTFDFDLFSLDESTVRKLQSYLEATST from the exons ATGGAGAACATG TGCACTGTGCAGGTGAAACTGGAGCTGGGACACAGAGCCCAGTTAAGGAAGAAAGTCACTAACGAGGGCTTCACACATGACTGGATGGTGTTTGTTCGGGGCCCAGAGGCATGTGACATCCAGCACTTTGTGGAGAGAGTTGTCTTCCGCCTTCACGAAAGCTTCCCAAAACCTAAGAGAG TTTGTAAAGAGCCCCCATATAAAGTGGAAGAGTCTGGCTATGCTGGTTTCCTCATGCCCATAGAGGTCTATTTCAAAAACAAG GAGGAGCCTAAAAAGGTGTGCTTTAATTATGATCTTTTCTTGAACCTGGAGGGCAACCCACCTGTCAACCACCTGCGCTGTGAGAAGCTTACGTTTAACAACCCCACACACGAGTTTCGACGCAAGCTGGTCAAGGCCGGTGGG GCTATAGTAGTTCCTGAGGGAGCAGAGATGATGCCAAGGCCCAGTCCAGATTATCCAATGCTGCCGACTATTCCACTCTCTGCCTTCTCAGACCCCAAGAAGATCAAGTCCTCTCATGCAGTAAAG GAATCAAGTAAAGATGGAGGAAGTGGGAGCAGCAAAGGCCTTAAAGCCCATAAGGCAACCAAAGAGCACAGAGAGCGCACGCGAAAGGACTCTGAGAGCAAGGCTGCATCCCGAGAGAGTGACCGCGAGGGCAGCAAGTCCTCACGAGACCAATCTTCGTCCTCTTTTTCAAAGAAAGCCCCTGATGGTAGAGGAAAAGACGAGGGGAAACCTGTACCCAAAGCAGCCTTCAAAGAGCCCAAACTTACGGTCAGAGAGTCCAAGATGGATGGCATGTCTCCAAAAGGTGGTGGAGCAGTGACGGGTGGAGGGGGTCAGCTAGACACTCGAACCCCGAGCAAGCGGCCCTCATCTGCCATGGAGTCTCCGAAGCTAAGTACCAAGAAACAGAAGAGGATGGGCTCCGAGGGCATGAAGGGGCCTGTGAGCGGAGGCTACAGCAGCAACTCTCCCCGTATTACCTCAACAACACCCTCCACGTACCCCGAGAAGAAAACTCCTAAAGATAAAGGCCACTGGCCCAAGATGAAACCGGAGGCACAGGAAGTGAAAAGGCAGCCCGACTCTGACGAATCCAACTCTGAGGATGAAGCCTCTTCCAAATCAGAG TCGGCTCCATCTAGTCCATCAAGTTCCAGCTCGAGCTCCAGCTCTGATTCTGACTTTGAGCCCTCGCAGAAGCAAGGCCAAG GGCCGCTCCGTTCTATGGTAGAGGATATGCACTCTGAAGGCTCTGATGATGACAGCAGCTCTGAAGTTGAGACGCCCATGAAAACGACTCCACCCAATCAGGACTCTCG TTTAAGCATGGACAGTGAGAGTGATGGCAATGAGGAGTCCCGTCCTCCCAGCCAGGAAGCCCCCTCACCTCTACCCAAACTGAACGCAGCAAACCTCAAG ATGTTAGGAAAAAAGAGCCCAGACTCTTGCACCCGTGAGAAGATGCTCAAGAGGGGATACGACAAGGTAGGAAGG GCTTATACAGAAGAGCTTGTGGACCTCCATCGCAGGCTGATGGCTCTGAGAGAGAGGAATATTTTACAGCAG ATTGTAAACCTCATTGAGAAGACTGGCCATTTCAACATCACCAATACAACCTTTGACTTTGACCTGTTCTCCTTGGATGAGTCAACTGTGCGTAAACTCCAGAGCTACCTGGAAGCCACGTCCACATGA
- the LOC127500192 gene encoding protein ENL-like isoform X3 yields MENMCTVQVKLELGHRAQLRKKVTNEGFTHDWMVFVRGPEACDIQHFVERVVFRLHESFPKPKRVCKEPPYKVEESGYAGFLMPIEVYFKNKEEPKKVCFNYDLFLNLEGNPPVNHLRCEKLTFNNPTHEFRRKLVKAGGAIVVPEGAEMMPRPSPDYPMLPTIPLSAFSDPKKIKSSHAVKESSKDGGSGSSKGLKAHKATKEHRERTRKDSESKAASRESDREGSKSSRDQSSSSFSKKAPDGRGKDEGKPVPKAAFKEPKLTVRESKMDGMSPKGGGAVTGGGGQLDTRTPSKRPSSAMESPKLSTKKQKRMGSEGMKGPVSGGYSSNSPRITSTTPSTYPEKKTPKDKGHWPKMKPEAQEVKRQPDSDESNSEDEASSKSEQSAPSSPSSSSSSSSSDSDFEPSQKQGQGPLRSMVEDMHSEGSDDDSSSEVETPMKTTPPNQDSRLSMDSESDGNEESRPPSQEAPSPLPKLNAANLKMLGKKSPDSCTREKMLKRGYDKAYTEELVDLHRRLMALRERNILQQIVNLIEKTGHFNITNTTFDFDLFSLDESTVRKLQSYLEATST; encoded by the exons ATGGAGAACATG TGCACTGTGCAGGTGAAACTGGAGCTGGGACACAGAGCCCAGTTAAGGAAGAAAGTCACTAACGAGGGCTTCACACATGACTGGATGGTGTTTGTTCGGGGCCCAGAGGCATGTGACATCCAGCACTTTGTGGAGAGAGTTGTCTTCCGCCTTCACGAAAGCTTCCCAAAACCTAAGAGAG TTTGTAAAGAGCCCCCATATAAAGTGGAAGAGTCTGGCTATGCTGGTTTCCTCATGCCCATAGAGGTCTATTTCAAAAACAAG GAGGAGCCTAAAAAGGTGTGCTTTAATTATGATCTTTTCTTGAACCTGGAGGGCAACCCACCTGTCAACCACCTGCGCTGTGAGAAGCTTACGTTTAACAACCCCACACACGAGTTTCGACGCAAGCTGGTCAAGGCCGGTGGG GCTATAGTAGTTCCTGAGGGAGCAGAGATGATGCCAAGGCCCAGTCCAGATTATCCAATGCTGCCGACTATTCCACTCTCTGCCTTCTCAGACCCCAAGAAGATCAAGTCCTCTCATGCAGTAAAG GAATCAAGTAAAGATGGAGGAAGTGGGAGCAGCAAAGGCCTTAAAGCCCATAAGGCAACCAAAGAGCACAGAGAGCGCACGCGAAAGGACTCTGAGAGCAAGGCTGCATCCCGAGAGAGTGACCGCGAGGGCAGCAAGTCCTCACGAGACCAATCTTCGTCCTCTTTTTCAAAGAAAGCCCCTGATGGTAGAGGAAAAGACGAGGGGAAACCTGTACCCAAAGCAGCCTTCAAAGAGCCCAAACTTACGGTCAGAGAGTCCAAGATGGATGGCATGTCTCCAAAAGGTGGTGGAGCAGTGACGGGTGGAGGGGGTCAGCTAGACACTCGAACCCCGAGCAAGCGGCCCTCATCTGCCATGGAGTCTCCGAAGCTAAGTACCAAGAAACAGAAGAGGATGGGCTCCGAGGGCATGAAGGGGCCTGTGAGCGGAGGCTACAGCAGCAACTCTCCCCGTATTACCTCAACAACACCCTCCACGTACCCCGAGAAGAAAACTCCTAAAGATAAAGGCCACTGGCCCAAGATGAAACCGGAGGCACAGGAAGTGAAAAGGCAGCCCGACTCTGACGAATCCAACTCTGAGGATGAAGCCTCTTCCAAATCAGAG caGTCGGCTCCATCTAGTCCATCAAGTTCCAGCTCGAGCTCCAGCTCTGATTCTGACTTTGAGCCCTCGCAGAAGCAAGGCCAAG GGCCGCTCCGTTCTATGGTAGAGGATATGCACTCTGAAGGCTCTGATGATGACAGCAGCTCTGAAGTTGAGACGCCCATGAAAACGACTCCACCCAATCAGGACTCTCG TTTAAGCATGGACAGTGAGAGTGATGGCAATGAGGAGTCCCGTCCTCCCAGCCAGGAAGCCCCCTCACCTCTACCCAAACTGAACGCAGCAAACCTCAAG ATGTTAGGAAAAAAGAGCCCAGACTCTTGCACCCGTGAGAAGATGCTCAAGAGGGGATACGACAAG GCTTATACAGAAGAGCTTGTGGACCTCCATCGCAGGCTGATGGCTCTGAGAGAGAGGAATATTTTACAGCAG ATTGTAAACCTCATTGAGAAGACTGGCCATTTCAACATCACCAATACAACCTTTGACTTTGACCTGTTCTCCTTGGATGAGTCAACTGTGCGTAAACTCCAGAGCTACCTGGAAGCCACGTCCACATGA